One window of Peteryoungia desertarenae genomic DNA carries:
- a CDS encoding phosphatidate cytidylyltransferase, producing the protein MSRELTLRIYSAIVMIAVVLACTWYGGLAFRLFAVGLGVLVYYEWSKMTRLQETSLRGYAFGWFAVIVTFANLLIGDAALTVPLMGGFVFTACLFSMFGNWTRWHAIGILYASLSAVSLSAIRGDDSVGFVAMLFVFAVVWSTDILAYFFGRAIGGPKLAPRISPGKTWSGAVGGTFSGVAAGMVVALSYFQVSSIWLPLMALFLSVSSQIGDLFESFIKRRFGVKDSSHLIPGHGGVMDRVDGLVFACFATFFLAIGFSAAGGTPVTSLGAFLLGR; encoded by the coding sequence ATATCCCGAGAACTGACGCTTCGCATTTATTCGGCCATCGTGATGATTGCCGTGGTACTAGCATGTACTTGGTATGGTGGGCTGGCCTTCAGGCTTTTCGCCGTTGGTTTGGGGGTGCTCGTCTATTACGAGTGGTCCAAAATGACACGCCTTCAAGAGACAAGTCTGCGAGGCTACGCCTTTGGTTGGTTCGCGGTTATCGTCACCTTTGCCAATCTGTTGATTGGTGACGCGGCCTTGACCGTGCCCTTGATGGGCGGATTTGTCTTCACCGCCTGTTTGTTCTCCATGTTCGGAAACTGGACGCGTTGGCATGCCATCGGCATTCTTTATGCCAGCCTGAGTGCGGTTTCACTTTCGGCGATCCGCGGCGATGACAGTGTCGGTTTTGTCGCGATGCTCTTCGTTTTTGCGGTTGTCTGGAGCACGGATATCCTGGCCTATTTCTTTGGACGGGCGATTGGCGGACCAAAGCTTGCTCCAAGAATTTCCCCCGGCAAGACTTGGTCGGGTGCGGTTGGCGGTACGTTCTCCGGTGTGGCTGCCGGAATGGTCGTCGCGCTTTCATATTTTCAGGTGAGCAGCATCTGGTTGCCGCTCATGGCCCTGTTTCTCTCCGTGTCCAGCCAGATCGGCGATCTTTTTGAGTCCTTCATCAAGCGTCGTTTTGGCGTGAAGGATTCCAGTCATCTGATTCCTGGTCACGGTGGCGTGATGGATCGGGTGGACGGCCTTGTATTTGCCTGTTTTGCCACTTTCTTTCTGGCAATCGGCTTTTCGGCTGCCGGAGGTACCCCGGTTACGTCACTGGGGGCCTTTCTTCTCGGGCGCTAA
- a CDS encoding cell envelope integrity EipB family protein, translating into MFHSPRSLLAMVVAASACSPLTAHATAAGKLVPHRAVYDVQLKEASERSGIEGMRGRMVYEFRGSACDGFSTDFRFVTQINTGEGTRVTDQRSSTFEDVEAGTFSFSTKTFTDDQLDTDISGAAREQGGKVKVELTGPSNREVEVAASRFPAEHMLEVISRAQRGERFFESRIYDGSEEGDQTYLTTTIVGPRQKPGALDGETKAVGELLKAEYWPVSISYFEENTVGDQLPIYSQSFKLYENGVTRDLTLDYGDFVLTGKLTKLEILGASADTNCQP; encoded by the coding sequence ATGTTTCATTCGCCGAGAAGCCTACTCGCCATGGTCGTGGCGGCTTCGGCCTGCTCTCCGCTCACGGCGCATGCAACAGCTGCCGGGAAGCTTGTCCCGCACCGGGCCGTCTACGACGTTCAGTTGAAGGAGGCGTCAGAACGTTCCGGTATCGAGGGGATGCGTGGACGCATGGTCTACGAATTCAGAGGCTCGGCCTGCGACGGTTTCTCGACGGACTTCCGCTTTGTGACCCAGATCAATACAGGGGAGGGAACCCGGGTGACCGATCAGCGGAGCTCGACCTTCGAAGACGTCGAAGCCGGTACCTTCAGTTTCTCCACCAAGACCTTTACCGATGATCAGCTGGATACCGATATCAGCGGTGCCGCCCGTGAACAGGGTGGCAAGGTGAAGGTTGAACTCACCGGCCCATCGAATCGTGAGGTCGAAGTCGCCGCAAGCAGGTTCCCGGCAGAGCACATGCTCGAAGTCATCAGCAGGGCCCAGCGCGGCGAGCGCTTTTTCGAATCCCGCATCTATGATGGTTCGGAAGAGGGAGATCAGACCTATCTGACCACCACGATTGTCGGCCCCCGGCAAAAGCCAGGCGCGCTCGATGGTGAAACGAAAGCGGTCGGCGAGCTATTGAAGGCGGAATACTGGCCGGTGTCCATTTCCTATTTCGAAGAAAACACCGTAGGCGATCAATTGCCGATCTATAGCCAGTCCTTCAAGCTCTACGAGAATGGCGTGACCCGGGACCTCACGCTGGATTACGGTGATTTTGTGCTCACAGGCAAGCTGACAAAGCTCGAGATCCTTGGCGCATCCGCCGACACGAATTGCCAACCCTGA
- a CDS encoding RidA family protein → MSDTIDGRLQSLGIVLPEAAAPAANYVPYVISGNLLFLSGQLPIENGKIAVSGIVGADVELKDAQRAAELCAINILAQANAALLGDLSRIVRVIKLNGFVASTPAFTDQHLVINGASNLIANVLGEAGKHARAAVGMASLPLNASVEIDAVLEIRQ, encoded by the coding sequence ATGTCCGACACCATCGACGGCCGCCTGCAATCCCTTGGCATCGTTTTGCCGGAAGCGGCGGCACCAGCTGCCAATTACGTGCCATATGTCATCAGTGGCAATCTCCTTTTTCTGTCGGGGCAACTTCCCATTGAGAACGGAAAAATCGCTGTTTCCGGTATCGTTGGCGCTGATGTGGAATTGAAAGATGCGCAGCGCGCGGCGGAACTGTGCGCCATCAATATTCTGGCACAGGCGAATGCAGCGCTCTTGGGCGACCTCTCCCGGATTGTCCGCGTCATCAAGCTGAATGGTTTCGTGGCCTCCACTCCCGCCTTTACCGACCAGCATCTCGTGATCAATGGTGCATCAAATCTCATTGCCAACGTCCTTGGTGAAGCCGGAAAGCATGCGCGCGCGGCAGTCGGCATGGCGTCCCTGCCGCTGAACGCCTCCGTCGAGATCGATGCCGTATTGGAGATCCGCCAGTGA
- the pyrH gene encoding UMP kinase produces the protein MSATPIYKRVLLKASGEALMGSQGFGIDVAVADRIASDIAEARKMGVEVGVVVGGGNIFRGVAVASKGGDRVTGDHMGMLATVINALALATSLRKLDIDTVVLSAIAMPEICESFSQRATLYHLSLGRVVIFAGGTGNPFFTTDSAAALRAAEMGAEAIFKGTQVDGIYSADPKKDPDATRFDRLTHDEVLQKGLAVMDVAAVALARENRIPIIVFSIHDKGGFGNILKGAGHMTIVTDN, from the coding sequence ATGTCCGCCACGCCTATCTACAAACGCGTTCTTCTCAAGGCCTCAGGGGAAGCCCTGATGGGCAGCCAGGGGTTTGGTATAGACGTTGCCGTTGCAGATCGGATCGCCTCTGACATCGCCGAAGCGCGCAAGATGGGGGTAGAGGTCGGAGTGGTTGTCGGTGGCGGCAACATCTTCCGTGGCGTTGCCGTTGCTTCAAAGGGCGGTGATCGTGTGACCGGCGATCACATGGGCATGCTGGCGACAGTTATCAACGCACTGGCACTGGCAACCTCGCTGCGCAAGTTGGACATCGACACCGTTGTACTGTCGGCGATCGCGATGCCCGAAATCTGCGAGAGCTTCTCCCAACGTGCAACGCTGTACCATCTGTCGCTCGGTCGTGTCGTGATTTTTGCCGGTGGTACGGGCAACCCGTTTTTCACCACCGATTCCGCCGCGGCTCTGCGTGCGGCGGAGATGGGGGCGGAAGCCATCTTCAAGGGAACACAGGTAGACGGTATCTATTCCGCTGATCCGAAAAAAGATCCCGACGCCACACGCTTTGACCGGCTGACGCATGATGAGGTGCTTCAAAAGGGATTGGCTGTGATGGACGTCGCTGCGGTAGCCTTGGCGCGCGAGAACCGTATTCCGATCATCGTCTTTTCCATTCACGATAAGGGCGGGTTTGGCAATATCCTGAAGGGCGCCGGCCACATGACCATCGTCACCGACAATTGA
- the tsf gene encoding translation elongation factor Ts yields MAEITAALVKELREKSGAGMMDCKKALTENNGDIEAAIDWLRAKGIAKADKKSGRTAAEGLIGINGAGTSAVVVEVNSETDFVARNDAFQDLVRGVASVAIGTDGSVEAIGAATYPASGKTVTDTIKDAIAHIGENMTLRRAVKLSVEDGVVATYIHNAVADGLGKLGVLVALKSTGNKDVLAAVGRQVAMHIAATNPLAIRAEEVDAAVAERERNVFIEQSRASGKPDAIIEKMVEGRMRKFFEEVALLSQAFVINPDQTVGDAIKAAERDAGAPIEVTGMARLLLGEGIEKEESDFAAEVAAAAKG; encoded by the coding sequence ATGGCTGAAATCACTGCAGCACTCGTAAAGGAACTGCGCGAAAAGTCCGGCGCAGGCATGATGGATTGCAAGAAGGCGCTCACCGAGAACAATGGCGATATCGAAGCTGCCATCGACTGGCTTCGCGCTAAGGGCATTGCCAAGGCCGACAAGAAGTCGGGCCGTACGGCTGCCGAAGGCCTGATCGGCATCAACGGCGCCGGTACTTCGGCCGTTGTCGTTGAAGTCAATTCCGAAACCGATTTCGTTGCACGCAACGACGCCTTTCAGGACCTCGTCCGCGGTGTGGCTTCGGTTGCCATCGGCACCGACGGTTCCGTCGAGGCGATCGGCGCTGCCACCTATCCGGCCAGCGGCAAGACCGTCACCGACACGATCAAGGACGCGATCGCCCATATCGGCGAGAACATGACGCTGCGCCGCGCCGTCAAGCTCTCGGTTGAGGACGGCGTCGTCGCCACCTACATCCACAACGCCGTTGCTGACGGCCTGGGCAAGCTCGGCGTTCTCGTCGCGCTGAAGTCGACTGGCAACAAGGACGTTCTCGCTGCCGTCGGTCGTCAGGTCGCCATGCACATCGCCGCGACCAACCCGCTCGCCATCCGTGCGGAAGAAGTCGACGCCGCTGTTGCAGAGCGCGAGCGCAACGTCTTCATCGAACAGTCCCGCGCCTCCGGCAAGCCGGACGCCATCATCGAAAAGATGGTTGAAGGCCGTATGCGCAAGTTCTTCGAGGAGGTTGCCCTTCTCTCGCAGGCTTTCGTCATCAACCCGGACCAGACCGTCGGCGACGCCATAAAGGCAGCCGAAAGGGACGCTGGCGCTCCGATCGAAGTCACCGGCATGGCGCGCCTGCTGCTTGGCGAAGGCATCGAGAAGGAAGAAAGCGACTTCGCGGCAGAAGTTGCTGCTGCTGCCAAGGGCTGA
- the rpsB gene encoding 30S ribosomal protein S2 codes for MALPDFSMRQLLEAGVHFGHQTHRWNPKMKPYIFGDRNNIHIIDLAQTVPMLSRALQVVSDTVARGGRVLFVGTKRQASDLIADSAKRSAQYYVNSRWLGGMMTNWKTISNSIARLRKLDEILATEGSGYSKKERLNLEREREKLEKALGGIRDMGGTPDLMFIIDTNKEKIAIDEAKRLGIPVVAIIDSNCDPDLIDYPIPGNDDASRAISLYCDLIARAAIDGIARQQGAAGRDIGASAEAPIEPALEGEAEA; via the coding sequence ATGGCATTGCCTGATTTTAGCATGCGTCAGCTTCTCGAAGCTGGTGTACACTTCGGCCACCAGACTCATCGCTGGAACCCGAAGATGAAGCCGTATATCTTCGGCGACCGTAACAATATTCACATCATCGATCTGGCTCAGACTGTGCCGATGCTGTCGCGCGCCCTTCAGGTCGTGTCCGACACGGTTGCACGCGGTGGTCGCGTACTCTTCGTCGGCACCAAGCGTCAGGCGTCTGACCTCATCGCTGACAGCGCCAAGCGTTCTGCTCAGTATTACGTCAACTCCCGCTGGCTCGGCGGCATGATGACCAACTGGAAGACCATTTCCAACTCGATCGCCCGTCTGCGCAAGCTGGACGAAATCCTGGCTACGGAAGGCTCTGGTTACTCCAAGAAGGAGCGTCTGAACCTTGAGCGTGAGCGCGAGAAGCTGGAAAAGGCTCTGGGCGGTATCCGCGATATGGGCGGCACCCCTGATCTGATGTTCATCATCGACACCAACAAGGAAAAGATCGCTATCGATGAAGCCAAGCGTCTGGGCATCCCGGTCGTTGCAATCATCGACTCGAACTGCGATCCGGACCTGATCGACTATCCGATCCCGGGCAATGACGACGCATCGCGCGCCATTTCGCTCTACTGCGACCTGATCGCTCGCGCTGCAATCGACGGCATTGCGCGTCAGCAGGGTGCCGCTGGTCGTGATATCGGTGCTTCCGCCGAGGCCCCGATCGAGCCGGCGCTTGAGGGTGAGGCTGAAGCCTAA
- a CDS encoding isoprenyl transferase, producing the protein MSIAENRIVPEHVAIIMDGNGRWANARGLPRTLGHRSGVETVRETVKAAGEAGVQYLTLFAFSSENWRRPPDEINELFGLLKAFIRRDLAELHKANVKVRIIGERENLRVDILTLLLEAEETTRENTGLTLVIAFNYGSRDEIARAAARLATEVAAGRLKPSEINADLMNQYLDTAGIPDPDLIIRTSGEERLSNFLLWQAAYAELMFVPDFWPDFSPELFKELLDRFAKRDRRYGALSTKAVAVGQ; encoded by the coding sequence ATGTCGATCGCCGAAAACCGCATCGTTCCAGAGCATGTTGCCATCATCATGGATGGCAATGGTCGCTGGGCCAATGCACGGGGCCTGCCGAGAACGCTCGGGCATCGCAGCGGTGTCGAGACAGTGCGGGAGACGGTGAAGGCAGCAGGTGAGGCTGGCGTTCAATATCTTACCCTTTTCGCTTTCTCGTCCGAGAACTGGCGGAGACCGCCGGACGAGATCAACGAACTCTTCGGCCTCTTGAAGGCGTTTATCCGTCGCGATTTGGCGGAATTGCACAAGGCCAATGTTAAGGTGCGCATTATCGGCGAACGCGAGAACCTGCGTGTCGATATTCTAACGCTTCTTCTTGAGGCCGAGGAAACGACGCGCGAAAACACCGGCCTTACGCTTGTCATCGCCTTCAACTACGGTTCGCGTGACGAAATTGCCCGGGCCGCCGCAAGGCTGGCAACAGAAGTTGCTGCTGGACGGTTGAAGCCTTCAGAAATCAACGCCGATCTGATGAATCAGTACTTGGATACGGCGGGTATTCCGGATCCCGATCTGATTATCCGTACAAGTGGTGAGGAGCGGCTGTCGAACTTCCTTCTCTGGCAGGCGGCCTATGCTGAATTGATGTTTGTGCCGGATTTCTGGCCCGATTTCAGTCCGGAACTCTTCAAAGAATTGTTGGATCGGTTTGCAAAGAGAGACCGGCGTTACGGGGCGCTGTCGACCAAGGCCGTGGCGGTCGGTCAGTGA
- the frr gene encoding ribosome recycling factor, whose translation MTAGIDLSDLKRRMDGAINAFKHDIASLRTGRASGNILDPVTVEAYGSRMPLNQVANVTVPEPRMLGVSVWDKSMVNAVDRAIREANLGLNPIIDGQNLRIPLPELNEERRKSLVKIAHDYAEKAKVAIRHVRRDGMDGLKKAEKDGAISQDDSRSQSDKVQKMTDETISEVDRLLADKEKEIMQV comes from the coding sequence ATGACTGCAGGGATTGATCTGAGTGATCTTAAGCGCCGCATGGACGGCGCAATCAACGCTTTCAAGCACGATATTGCCTCGCTGCGCACAGGTCGAGCATCCGGCAATATTCTGGATCCGGTAACGGTTGAGGCCTATGGATCGCGCATGCCCCTGAACCAGGTGGCGAATGTGACCGTGCCGGAGCCCCGTATGCTGGGTGTTTCGGTCTGGGACAAGTCGATGGTCAATGCCGTCGATCGCGCGATCCGCGAAGCCAATCTGGGCCTGAACCCGATCATCGACGGACAGAACCTGAGAATTCCGCTCCCGGAACTGAATGAGGAGCGTCGCAAATCGCTGGTGAAGATCGCCCATGACTATGCGGAAAAGGCCAAGGTGGCGATTCGCCATGTTCGTCGGGACGGCATGGACGGTCTGAAGAAAGCGGAAAAGGATGGTGCGATTTCGCAGGACGACAGCCGGAGCCAGTCGGACAAGGTGCAAAAGATGACCGATGAAACCATTTCTGAAGTCGACCGCTTGCTCGCCGACAAGGAAAAGGAAATCATGCAGGTCTAA
- a CDS encoding glycerophosphodiester phosphodiesterase, translating to MHVEWIKDLPVAHRGYHDQNKTVWENTLSAFSRAVDAGFAIECDIQLSSDSVPMVFHDHDLQRLCGLVGEVRERTAAELSMLSVGQTADRIPTLKKMLELVKGRVPLVIELKGISGEADDGYAESVLEVLEGYHGKVALMSFDHHLLKALKEADCPYPVGLTAEGMRTEQFAAHKDAVSLGLDFVSYCVAHLPNDFVAEMRKSGTPVITWTVRDEIMRAQTYKYADQMTFEGFDPRLTPATA from the coding sequence ATGCATGTCGAATGGATCAAGGATCTTCCGGTCGCGCATAGGGGCTACCACGACCAAAACAAGACCGTTTGGGAAAACACGCTTTCCGCCTTCTCCCGGGCGGTCGATGCCGGTTTTGCCATCGAATGCGATATACAGCTTTCATCGGACAGCGTGCCGATGGTTTTCCATGATCACGATCTGCAGCGGCTTTGCGGGCTTGTTGGAGAGGTTCGGGAACGGACGGCTGCTGAGCTCTCGATGCTTTCAGTGGGTCAGACCGCAGACCGCATCCCCACGCTAAAGAAGATGCTTGAGCTGGTGAAGGGCCGGGTTCCGCTGGTGATCGAGCTCAAGGGTATCAGTGGCGAAGCCGATGACGGCTATGCCGAGAGCGTGCTCGAAGTGCTGGAAGGTTATCATGGTAAAGTCGCCCTGATGAGTTTCGATCACCACCTCCTCAAGGCATTGAAGGAAGCAGACTGCCCCTACCCCGTTGGCCTGACAGCGGAGGGTATGAGGACAGAACAATTCGCTGCCCACAAAGATGCCGTGTCGCTCGGACTGGACTTCGTCTCTTATTGTGTTGCGCATCTGCCGAATGACTTTGTCGCGGAGATGCGAAAAAGCGGCACACCTGTGATTACCTGGACCGTCAGGGATGAAATCATGCGGGCACAGACCTATAAATATGCTGACCAGATGACGTTTGAAGGCTTTGACCCGAGGCTTACCCCGGCAACAGCCTGA
- the rseP gene encoding RIP metalloprotease RseP: protein MDHINAVFGFLGGSLLPSIIILSLLVFIHEMGHYLAGRWSGIRVMAFSVGFGPEILGYTDSHGTRWKLSLIPLGGYVRFFGDADVASQPDSDELRDLTPEERAQTLSGAPLWKRAFTVAAGPLANFLLAIVIFAGVFGFNGKMVADPIVAEVRAGSAADAAGVRPGDLLLSLDDKSIQTFDDVIRYISMRPEVPVVMTVQRDDAVLTLDVTPRRTVTTDRFGNEHEVGQIGIVIDQQSANFRVEELNWGQAIVEGVRQTGHIVTGTFDYLANVFSARMSPDQIGGPIRIVETSGQMATLGVLALLNLAAVLSVSLGLLNLMPVPVLDGGHLLLYAIEAIRGKPLGQATQEYAFRIGFAMILSLMVFATWNDISRLIG, encoded by the coding sequence ATGGACCATATCAACGCAGTCTTTGGCTTTCTCGGTGGCAGCCTGCTTCCCAGTATCATCATTCTGTCTTTACTGGTGTTCATTCATGAGATGGGCCACTACCTGGCAGGCCGTTGGTCGGGCATACGCGTGATGGCCTTTTCCGTTGGCTTTGGCCCGGAAATCCTCGGCTATACAGATTCGCACGGAACCCGTTGGAAACTTTCACTGATTCCTCTGGGTGGCTATGTTCGTTTCTTCGGTGACGCGGATGTTGCCAGCCAGCCGGACAGCGACGAGCTTCGGGATCTCACACCCGAGGAGCGGGCGCAGACGCTGTCAGGGGCGCCTCTTTGGAAGAGGGCCTTCACGGTTGCGGCAGGTCCACTTGCAAACTTCCTTCTGGCCATCGTCATTTTTGCCGGCGTGTTCGGCTTCAACGGAAAAATGGTTGCGGATCCGATCGTCGCAGAAGTGCGGGCCGGCAGTGCTGCTGATGCCGCAGGTGTGCGGCCTGGCGATCTCCTGCTCTCCCTTGATGACAAGAGCATCCAAACCTTCGACGATGTTATCCGCTATATCTCCATGCGCCCTGAGGTTCCGGTTGTCATGACCGTCCAGCGCGATGACGCCGTCCTGACACTCGACGTAACGCCGCGGCGGACAGTCACGACAGATCGTTTCGGCAACGAACATGAGGTTGGGCAGATCGGCATCGTCATCGACCAGCAAAGCGCAAACTTCCGTGTGGAGGAGCTGAACTGGGGGCAGGCGATTGTCGAGGGTGTGCGTCAGACAGGTCATATCGTGACCGGGACTTTTGACTACCTCGCCAATGTCTTTTCGGCGCGCATGAGCCCCGACCAGATCGGTGGACCCATACGTATCGTGGAAACATCTGGACAGATGGCAACGCTCGGCGTTCTGGCGCTTCTCAACCTCGCTGCGGTGCTGTCGGTATCTCTGGGATTGTTGAATTTGATGCCAGTTCCGGTCCTTGACGGTGGTCACTTGCTTCTTTACGCCATCGAGGCAATACGTGGAAAACCGTTAGGGCAGGCGACACAGGAATATGCCTTCCGCATCGGCTTTGCCATGATACTGTCTCTGATGGTTTTCGCCACATGGAATGACATAAGCCGATTGATCGGTTGA
- the bamA gene encoding outer membrane protein assembly factor BamA: MKTGSRLLNAVSAVALSAGVVSSGAGVALLASTVAAEAAVIQRIDVRGAERVGADAVRSNISIRPGQNFSNADIDASVKQLFETGFFSDVRISVSGSTLVVTVTENELINQVVFNGNRKIKDDRLSTIVQSRALGPYSDALVSADIQRIREAYAAIGRNDVEVTTQVVPVGQNRVNLAYVINEGDRTKIRDINFVGNNAYSDGRLAAVLQTKESGIFSFLTRKDVFNEDKLRADEEALRQFYYNNGYADFRVISSDATLNEATNEYTVTITVDEGQRYRFGEVRVESTVDGVDAADLERLLESRAGDTYSARDVQRSMEAISRRVSSLGYPFARVVPRGDRNFENNTIGVTYLVDQGERAYVERIEIRGNTRTRDYVVRREFDISEGDAFNQEVISRAKRRLEALGYFSTVNISTQQGSASDRVVIVVDVVDQATGSFGIGAGYSVGGDGLILEASVEEKNFLGRGQFIRVAAGGGLESNRTYNFSFTEPYFLGYRLAAGFDVFRSETSSNANYDYEEQGGTVRVTAPITEDLATTFRYTYKELTYTLDGNLSALSVPYQNLIAKREFQQSILGHSIVYNTIDDRNNPREGLYASFTHEYAGLGGDSDYYKVYGKFRYYQTLSDEFDIVGSVGGSAGHVVATGDNLNVFEQFQIGGREIRGFKNNGIGPRAGNDSIGGTTYFTASAEATFPMPFLPQDLNFRGAVFADAGTLYGNDVVTGSSAVVGTDMSMRASVGAGIVWLSPFGPLRFDYAVPVMKEDFDKEQNFRFSMANQF; the protein is encoded by the coding sequence ATGAAAACTGGTTCGAGACTATTGAACGCAGTGTCAGCCGTTGCGCTGTCTGCTGGTGTCGTGTCTTCGGGCGCAGGTGTGGCATTGCTCGCATCGACTGTTGCTGCTGAGGCTGCCGTTATCCAGCGTATCGACGTACGCGGCGCTGAACGGGTTGGTGCGGATGCTGTTCGCTCGAACATTTCGATCCGTCCCGGTCAGAATTTTTCAAATGCCGATATTGATGCTTCCGTGAAGCAACTCTTCGAGACAGGTTTTTTCTCAGACGTGCGGATTTCCGTATCGGGCAGTACCCTCGTTGTGACCGTGACGGAGAACGAACTGATCAATCAGGTGGTGTTCAACGGCAACCGGAAGATCAAGGACGATCGCTTGTCGACGATTGTTCAGAGCAGGGCTCTGGGGCCTTACAGTGATGCGCTTGTTAGTGCCGACATTCAGCGTATTCGTGAAGCTTACGCAGCCATCGGGCGTAATGACGTCGAGGTCACGACCCAGGTCGTTCCGGTTGGTCAGAACCGCGTCAATCTTGCCTATGTGATCAACGAAGGAGATCGCACCAAGATCCGCGACATCAATTTCGTTGGGAACAATGCCTATTCGGACGGTCGTCTTGCTGCCGTGTTGCAGACCAAGGAGTCCGGTATCTTTTCGTTCCTGACCCGAAAGGATGTCTTTAACGAAGATAAGCTCCGTGCCGATGAAGAGGCCCTGCGGCAGTTCTATTATAACAACGGCTATGCTGATTTCCGTGTCATCTCATCTGATGCGACGTTGAATGAAGCGACAAACGAATACACCGTCACCATTACCGTTGACGAAGGTCAGCGCTACCGCTTTGGCGAAGTGCGCGTCGAATCGACGGTTGATGGCGTGGATGCGGCAGACCTGGAGCGCTTGCTGGAGTCGCGCGCCGGTGACACGTACAGCGCTCGTGACGTGCAGCGGTCGATGGAAGCGATCTCGCGTCGTGTGTCCTCTCTCGGCTATCCTTTCGCCCGCGTCGTCCCGCGTGGCGATCGGAATTTCGAAAACAACACGATTGGCGTGACCTATCTGGTAGACCAGGGTGAGCGCGCTTATGTCGAACGTATCGAAATCCGCGGTAACACGCGTACGCGTGACTATGTTGTTCGTCGCGAGTTCGACATCTCCGAAGGTGATGCATTCAATCAGGAGGTCATCTCGCGGGCCAAGCGTCGTCTGGAAGCTCTGGGCTATTTCTCGACAGTCAACATTTCGACCCAGCAGGGTTCGGCTTCGGATCGTGTTGTGATTGTCGTTGATGTTGTCGATCAGGCGACAGGCTCTTTTGGTATCGGTGCTGGCTACTCGGTTGGCGGTGATGGCTTGATCCTGGAGGCTTCGGTAGAAGAGAAGAACTTCCTCGGTCGTGGCCAGTTCATTCGCGTCGCTGCGGGTGGCGGTCTGGAGTCCAACAGGACCTACAATTTCTCGTTCACTGAACCCTATTTCCTTGGTTATCGTCTGGCGGCAGGTTTCGATGTGTTTCGCAGCGAAACGAGCAGCAACGCGAACTACGACTATGAAGAGCAGGGCGGCACTGTTCGCGTGACCGCGCCGATCACGGAAGATCTGGCGACGACGTTCCGCTACACCTACAAGGAACTGACCTATACGCTTGACGGGAACCTGTCCGCTCTGTCAGTGCCCTACCAGAATCTCATTGCAAAGCGTGAGTTCCAGCAGTCGATCCTTGGTCATTCGATCGTCTACAACACGATTGATGACCGGAATAATCCGCGCGAAGGGCTCTATGCGAGCTTTACGCATGAATATGCTGGATTGGGCGGAGACTCCGATTACTACAAGGTTTACGGCAAATTCCGTTACTATCAGACGCTGTCGGATGAGTTCGATATCGTCGGTTCGGTTGGCGGCTCCGCAGGCCACGTAGTTGCGACCGGAGACAACCTGAACGTCTTCGAACAGTTCCAGATCGGCGGTCGTGAGATCCGTGGCTTCAAGAACAACGGTATTGGTCCGCGTGCGGGTAATGACTCGATTGGGGGGACGACTTACTTCACTGCCTCCGCTGAGGCGACGTTCCCGATGCCATTCCTGCCGCAGGACTTGAACTTCCGTGGCGCCGTTTTCGCTGATGCGGGAACGCTCTATGGCAATGACGTTGTGACTGGGTCTTCTGCTGTCGTGGGAACCGATATGTCGATGCGCGCATCGGTAGGTGCCGGTATTGTTTGGCTTTCGCCATTCGGCCCGTTGCGGTTTGATTACGCCGTACCGGTCATGAAGGAAGACTTCGACAAGGAGCAGAACTTCCGCTTCAGCATGGCAAACCAGTTCTAA